One window of Chamaesiphon minutus PCC 6605 genomic DNA carries:
- a CDS encoding helix-turn-helix domain-containing protein produces MPKLEAAQIELSESERQELAKLLRRTSTPQQVALRVKIILRAASGLSNGKIAQELGISVEMSRLWRRRWRELSAREVAVGERLKDALRPGNPGTFTMEQITQLYAIACSPPAQYDRPISHWSARELALVMVEQCIVESISERHVGRLLKEADLKPHQSNYWLNPPPTINLNRKLKISALSMN; encoded by the coding sequence ATGCCAAAACTGGAAGCCGCCCAGATCGAATTGAGTGAATCAGAACGTCAAGAGTTAGCAAAATTACTCAGAAGAACAAGTACACCGCAACAGGTAGCCCTGCGGGTCAAAATTATTCTGCGGGCAGCGTCGGGTTTAAGCAATGGAAAGATTGCTCAAGAATTAGGGATTAGCGTCGAAATGAGTCGTCTGTGGCGGCGCAGGTGGAGGGAATTGTCTGCCAGAGAAGTAGCAGTAGGCGAAAGACTCAAAGATGCACTTCGACCTGGTAATCCAGGTACTTTTACGATGGAGCAGATTACGCAACTATATGCCATCGCCTGTTCGCCACCCGCGCAATATGACCGCCCGATAAGTCACTGGAGTGCGCGAGAGCTAGCCCTGGTGATGGTCGAACAATGTATCGTCGAATCGATTAGCGAACGACACGTTGGGCGATTACTCAAAGAAGCAGATTTAAAACCGCACCAGAGTAACTACTGGTTGAATCCCCCCCCGACCATCAATTTAAACCGAAAGTTGAAGATATCTGCTCTGTCTATGAACTAG
- a CDS encoding transposase translates to MAGELTFSLDEMTGIQALERLMPDIPMKPGSCVKQEFEYIRHGTQTLIASFNVATGAIALATVGDTRTEQDLEVHVRSLIEQSPNAIKYHLVMDCLNTHQSEALVRLTAQLEPIPIELGCKGKSGILHSMITRSEFLADPTHRLVVHFTPKHCSWMNQIEIWFSILVRKLLRRGNFSSTDILKTRILEFVEYFNRTMAKPFKWTYKGKPLCD, encoded by the coding sequence ATGGCCGGAGAATTAACTTTCAGCCTGGATGAGATGACTGGAATTCAAGCCCTAGAACGGCTGATGCCAGATATCCCCATGAAGCCAGGAAGTTGTGTCAAACAAGAATTTGAATACATTCGGCATGGCACTCAAACGTTAATTGCTAGTTTTAATGTCGCCACAGGCGCAATCGCTCTTGCAACAGTAGGAGATACACGAACTGAGCAAGACTTGGAGGTTCATGTGCGTAGCTTGATTGAACAATCCCCTAATGCGATTAAATACCATCTCGTTATGGATTGTCTCAATACTCATCAATCCGAAGCCTTAGTTCGCCTTACCGCTCAACTCGAACCCATTCCGATTGAATTAGGTTGTAAGGGCAAATCTGGTATTCTCCATTCGATGATTACCAGATCTGAGTTTTTGGCAGATCCTACTCATCGTTTAGTGGTACATTTCACTCCCAAGCATTGCTCCTGGATGAATCAAATTGAAATTTGGTTTAGTATTTTGGTGCGGAAGTTGTTACGAAGAGGAAATTTTAGCAGTACCGATATTCTGAAAACACGGATTTTAGAATTTGTAGAGTACTTCAATCGCACAATGGCAAAGCCGTTTAAGTGGACTTACAAAGGCAAACCATTATGTGATTAA
- a CDS encoding response regulator transcription factor: protein MRILLVEDNQQIARSLTEVLVKHNYTVDLAMDGKIGWQYIEGLTYDLILLDLMLPKIDGITLCRQLRSIGITTPVLMLTAKDTSMDRVLGLDVGADDYVVKPFDLPELFARIRALLRRGNIGASPLLAWEHLELDPSNEIVRYQGNILKLTSKEYAILELLLRTGNRTLSRSAIIDRLWTMDNLPQEDAIKFHVKELRKKLKLAGAPVDLIETVYGLGYRLKPI from the coding sequence ATGAGAATTTTACTAGTTGAAGATAACCAACAAATTGCCAGATCGCTAACAGAGGTACTAGTAAAACACAACTATACCGTCGATCTGGCAATGGACGGGAAAATTGGGTGGCAATATATTGAAGGTCTGACCTACGATCTAATCTTGCTGGATCTCATGCTACCCAAGATTGATGGAATTACTCTGTGTCGGCAGTTGAGATCGATTGGCATTACAACGCCAGTATTAATGCTGACTGCAAAGGATACCAGCATGGACAGGGTATTGGGTTTAGATGTTGGAGCAGATGATTATGTTGTAAAACCATTCGATCTCCCAGAATTATTTGCCAGAATTCGAGCATTGTTGCGGCGCGGTAATATTGGTGCATCCCCTTTGCTCGCGTGGGAACACTTGGAACTCGATCCTAGTAATGAGATCGTCCGTTATCAAGGGAATATACTGAAGTTAACTTCTAAAGAATACGCTATTTTAGAACTACTGCTGCGGACTGGAAATCGAACACTAAGCCGCAGTGCCATAATCGATCGATTGTGGACAATGGACAATCTGCCACAAGAAGATGCAATTAAGTTTCATGTCAAGGAATTACGTAAAAAGCTAAAACTTGCAGGCGCACCTGTCGATTTGATTGAAACCGTATATGGTTTAGGGTACCGACTGAAGCCAATTTAA
- a CDS encoding sensor histidine kinase: protein MSRYSQPAKQSIRILQGYANGNGDRYSRLRWRLLLSYLAVMLATFGISGLATYGLFLKSLHRGMDDRLSVLADGAAHSLTDVQKQWLTQVMRKRVDPTQLAPTLPIDNDGDLDISWQNMRSPRQRIEWFDKRSQLLATSGRTFDFVPLQPDRPSAHNNQLYSLTRSIYKNINGQKMLQGYIRVSESVEVLEGELSYLRWVLGLGGIVGLGLTGLGSIWLTQQSLQPIQRNLQQLQQFTVDASHELRSPLTAVKIEVDGLRSDLADLLPVNRHRVEVISKGIEQIRYLVEDLLLLTRLDVNLGSQERQLIAIDEILEDLLELLESQAQNRQITLNSKLLSHAHVNGDRTQLPRLFRNLLDNALKYTPSGGNITVTMDRVKGAVNVKIIDTGVGIAEEHLPLVFDRFWQADIDGADDRGGLGLGLAIAQSIARSHQGEIRVDSQLDRGSCFHVKLPLA, encoded by the coding sequence ATGAGCAGATATTCCCAGCCAGCCAAACAGTCGATTCGCATTCTGCAAGGCTACGCCAACGGCAATGGCGATCGGTATTCTAGACTGCGGTGGCGGTTATTACTATCTTATTTAGCGGTCATGCTAGCAACATTTGGCATTTCTGGGCTAGCAACTTATGGGTTGTTTTTAAAAAGTTTGCATCGTGGCATGGACGATCGATTGAGCGTACTAGCCGATGGAGCGGCGCATAGTCTGACAGATGTGCAGAAACAATGGTTGACACAGGTGATGCGGAAGAGAGTCGATCCGACTCAGCTAGCACCGACACTCCCAATCGATAACGATGGAGATCTAGATATTTCTTGGCAAAATATGCGATCCCCCAGACAGAGAATTGAATGGTTTGATAAGCGTTCTCAGTTATTAGCAACCAGTGGGCGAACCTTTGATTTCGTTCCCTTACAACCCGATCGACCTTCTGCTCACAACAATCAACTCTACTCGCTCACCCGATCGATTTATAAAAATATTAACGGGCAAAAGATGCTTCAGGGCTATATCCGAGTTAGTGAATCGGTAGAAGTATTAGAAGGCGAATTAAGCTACTTACGATGGGTATTGGGATTAGGGGGAATTGTGGGATTGGGGCTAACGGGGCTGGGGAGCATCTGGTTAACTCAGCAGTCGCTTCAGCCAATTCAACGGAATTTACAGCAACTGCAACAGTTTACTGTTGATGCCTCCCATGAATTACGCAGCCCACTAACCGCTGTAAAAATTGAGGTTGATGGGCTGCGGAGCGATCTAGCAGATTTGCTGCCCGTCAATCGACATCGAGTTGAAGTAATCTCCAAAGGTATCGAACAAATCCGCTATCTGGTTGAAGATTTGTTGCTATTAACTCGGCTGGATGTGAATCTCGGTTCCCAAGAGCGGCAACTAATCGCGATCGACGAAATCTTAGAAGATCTGTTGGAATTACTTGAATCTCAGGCACAAAATAGACAAATCACCCTCAATTCCAAGCTGTTATCTCATGCTCATGTCAATGGAGATCGCACTCAGCTACCACGCCTGTTTCGGAATTTGCTAGATAATGCCTTGAAGTATACACCTAGTGGTGGAAACATAACGGTAACGATGGATCGGGTAAAAGGTGCTGTTAATGTCAAAATTATCGATACGGGAGTGGGGATCGCTGAGGAACACTTGCCACTGGTGTTCGATCGATTTTGGCAAGCAGATATTGATGGCGCAGACGATCGCGGCGGCTTAGGTTTGGGATTAGCGATTGCTCAGTCGATTGCCCGATCGCACCAAGGTGAGATTCGAGTTGATAGTCAGTTAGATCGGGGTAGTTGTTTCCACGTAAAACTGCCATTAGCTTAG
- a CDS encoding DUF4363 domain-containing protein encodes MKILQLFCGSLMAFSITSCTNKPASVENSIATTKAVTSAPQNKASGFTALLEVIGSTEKAIEAGKLDGAKIEFAKFENSWKTVEDGVKSKSADTYKAIENEVGLVNSGIASKQSKNILLANLQKLKQSIIKASQQQSASNFKVSNLI; translated from the coding sequence ATGAAAATTTTACAACTTTTCTGTGGTAGCCTAATGGCTTTTAGCATCACTAGCTGTACGAACAAACCAGCCTCAGTCGAAAATTCGATCGCGACAACAAAAGCAGTCACTTCAGCACCGCAAAATAAAGCATCTGGTTTTACTGCTTTGCTAGAAGTAATTGGATCGACTGAAAAAGCGATCGAAGCAGGTAAATTAGATGGAGCAAAAATTGAATTTGCTAAATTTGAAAACTCATGGAAAACGGTAGAAGATGGAGTTAAGTCTAAATCTGCTGATACATATAAAGCGATTGAGAATGAAGTGGGATTAGTAAATAGTGGCATCGCCAGCAAACAAAGCAAGAATATATTACTAGCTAACTTGCAAAAACTTAAGCAAAGCATCATCAAAGCTAGTCAACAGCAAAGTGCTAGCAATTTTAAAGTTAGTAATCTTATCTAG
- a CDS encoding cation diffusion facilitator family transporter, with the protein MSFQTARPYTFLSIGAALMTIALKTGAYFLTGSVGLLSDALESGINLVAALAAFWALSFAATPADEDHPFGHNKAEYFSSGLESILIFIAAIGIAVVAVGRLSSPQPLEQLGVGLFLTLVATAINGGVAWILLRAGRRLRSITLRADAHHLFTDVWTSGGVILGIFLVKLTGWLILDPIIALCVAVSILVSGVKMLQETGAGLLDTSLPVKERSRITHIFSRHEPQGIRFHALRTRVSGSRRFVTFHVLVPGNWTVQQGHDLCEDVEAAIVEALPGTNVVSHMEPLEDPKSWTDLELDR; encoded by the coding sequence ATGAGCTTTCAAACTGCGCGACCGTATACATTTTTGTCGATCGGGGCTGCGCTGATGACGATCGCGTTAAAAACTGGAGCCTATTTTTTGACTGGCTCGGTGGGACTATTATCTGATGCTTTGGAATCTGGGATCAATTTAGTGGCTGCACTAGCCGCATTTTGGGCACTGTCCTTCGCTGCAACTCCCGCCGACGAAGATCATCCCTTCGGGCATAATAAGGCGGAATATTTTTCGAGTGGCTTGGAAAGTATTCTGATTTTCATTGCCGCAATCGGGATTGCTGTAGTAGCGGTGGGACGATTGTCTTCGCCCCAACCGCTCGAACAGCTTGGTGTGGGGTTGTTCCTGACATTAGTTGCCACTGCGATTAATGGTGGGGTAGCGTGGATTCTATTGCGGGCGGGGCGGCGATTGCGATCGATTACGCTGCGTGCTGATGCCCACCATTTATTTACCGATGTCTGGACTTCTGGCGGTGTCATTCTGGGGATTTTTCTCGTCAAACTGACGGGTTGGCTGATTCTCGATCCGATAATTGCCCTATGTGTGGCGGTAAGTATCCTCGTGTCGGGAGTAAAAATGCTCCAAGAAACAGGCGCGGGGTTGTTGGATACATCGTTACCAGTAAAGGAACGCAGTCGAATTACGCATATTTTTAGTAGGCACGAACCGCAAGGTATCCGCTTTCACGCTCTCCGCACGCGAGTATCTGGTTCGCGACGATTTGTGACGTTTCACGTATTGGTACCAGGAAATTGGACGGTACAACAAGGGCACGATCTCTGTGAAGATGTCGAAGCAGCGATCGTCGAGGCATTACCAGGTACTAATGTAGTTTCGCACATGGAGCCGCTCGAAGATCCCAAATCCTGGACGGATCTAGAACTCGATCGATAA
- a CDS encoding ATP-grasp domain-containing protein → MNILLTSVGRRVELLKAFRRSMSQFNINGKIIAADSKQNAPACFIADAAELVPKINDPTYIDSLLDICTFYSIDLLIPLIDTELHLLSLHQQQFRDRRVTLLVSSVATNEICYSKNKTSIFFEKIGVKTPKIYKLDEVTELDLPLIIKPDTGSSSVGVYEVRNQLELEFFSNYVEDAIVQELIAGEEYTIDVLVDFQGRVISIVPRLRIETRAGEISKGITVKNPALIAAAKQVVESLPGAIGCITVQCFLQPDGEIVFIEINPRFGGGYPLSYRAGADFPGWLMQLCTGKYPQVAIDEWEDGLAMLRYDDAIFVKADGFLFNYNPAQISVEVTN, encoded by the coding sequence ATGAATATTTTACTAACAAGTGTTGGCAGAAGAGTCGAACTACTCAAAGCTTTTCGGAGATCGATGAGCCAATTTAACATCAATGGTAAGATAATTGCTGCCGATTCAAAGCAAAATGCTCCGGCTTGTTTTATTGCCGATGCAGCCGAACTCGTACCTAAAATTAACGATCCTACTTATATCGACAGTTTACTAGATATTTGCACTTTCTATTCGATCGATCTACTGATTCCGTTAATTGACACCGAACTGCATCTCCTATCACTCCATCAACAGCAGTTTCGAGATCGGCGTGTAACTCTACTCGTTTCATCGGTAGCAACAAATGAGATTTGCTATAGCAAAAATAAGACAAGTATCTTCTTTGAGAAAATTGGTGTTAAAACACCTAAGATTTATAAATTAGATGAAGTTACCGAGCTAGATTTACCACTGATAATCAAACCCGACACTGGTAGTTCTAGTGTTGGCGTATATGAGGTTCGGAATCAATTAGAGCTAGAATTCTTCTCAAATTATGTCGAAGATGCGATCGTTCAGGAGCTAATCGCTGGTGAAGAATATACAATCGATGTCTTAGTTGATTTTCAAGGTCGGGTAATATCGATCGTCCCCAGATTAAGAATAGAAACTAGAGCAGGTGAAATTAGTAAAGGAATTACTGTCAAAAATCCGGCTTTAATTGCCGCAGCAAAACAGGTAGTCGAGTCTTTACCTGGAGCGATCGGTTGTATTACAGTACAGTGCTTTTTACAGCCCGATGGTGAAATTGTATTTATCGAAATTAACCCGCGTTTTGGTGGGGGCTATCCTCTATCTTATCGAGCTGGAGCGGATTTCCCTGGCTGGCTGATGCAGTTATGCACGGGTAAATATCCTCAAGTAGCGATCGATGAATGGGAAGATGGTTTGGCAATGTTGCGTTATGATGATGCCATTTTTGTCAAGGCTGATGGCTTTTTATTTAACTATAACCCAGCACAAATTTCTGTCGAAGTTACAAATTAA
- a CDS encoding efflux RND transporter permease subunit: MLNTIVKWSIAQRWLIVIASLLISLWGWRVLGQMPLDVFPSFAPPQVEIQADAPGLAPEEVESLVTRPIESAINGTPGLESLRSSSAVGIASVKAVFSLQTDIYRARQLVTERLQRVQSVLPKGVGQPEILPVSSPLGWTVKYAFSGNDMMEVWRAVNWDVRNRLLAVPGVSNVFLYGGDERQYQVLIDPDKLKAFNVSVADVTKAVQNSNANVPGGFLISPDREMLVRGIGRIQSIEQLQKSAIKAINGAPVLLEQVADVKIAPALRRGDGLFRGKRALILTVTKQPVADTPTVVKAVEAAMAELKAGLPQDVTFTKTFDQDLFIEASIKNVEEALRDGTIIVSAILIIFLMNWRTVLISLSALPLSLLLGLIILNWTGQGLNTMTLGGLVVAIGSVVDDAIVDMENVYRRLRENQVATNPKPPLQVVFDGSVEVRVSVLFSTVIIAVVFAPIFVLSGVEGRIFTPMGMAYLLSILASTLVALTLTPALCALLLANRRLPSSETFVEKMAHRFYRPLLLLAMKFPKIVLGISLAGFVAAMVILPGLGKVFLPEFQDRSLVNALTLYPGQSLESTDQAAIAVMSAFKDDKRFDTIQFRAGFAQGDADVAGVNSGELDVQISEEGDKDREKTIASLRTELNKLPGVATNIGGFISHRMDEILSGVRSAIAVKIYGPELPELRKIGQQIQAAMGGVSGIVDLQLEPQIPVKQVEIKFDRAAAARYGLSIGDLAETIETGLNGRTVSQVLEKQQTFNLVVWLDEKYRNNLDVLGNLLIDIPGGQKIPLAQVAKVEYGNGPSTINRENVSRLIIVSANVSGRDLGSVIADVRSKVKEITLPSGYYIQFGGQFQAQEQATQTLIIAGSFSLVAIAILIYFAVNSIPATLMIMINLPLALIGGVIAVASSGGIISVASMVGFITLFGVATRNGLLLVDNYNHRLAEGLPLREVIVEGSMERLVAILLTALASALGMVPLVIGSGAGKEILQPLAVVVLGGLFTSTALTLLVLPALYSLFGRFIVKKNSEQNHNLSAIAELD; this comes from the coding sequence ATGCTTAATACAATTGTTAAATGGTCGATCGCCCAACGTTGGTTAATAGTCATCGCATCCCTCCTAATTAGTCTCTGGGGTTGGCGGGTACTCGGACAAATGCCCTTAGATGTGTTCCCCAGCTTTGCGCCGCCGCAGGTAGAAATTCAAGCCGATGCGCCTGGATTAGCACCCGAAGAAGTAGAATCACTGGTAACACGCCCGATCGAGAGTGCTATCAATGGTACTCCTGGTTTAGAATCCCTGCGCTCTTCCTCTGCCGTCGGGATTGCTTCAGTCAAGGCTGTATTTAGCTTACAAACAGATATTTATCGCGCTCGTCAACTAGTCACCGAACGGCTTCAACGGGTACAAAGTGTTTTACCCAAAGGTGTCGGACAACCAGAGATTTTGCCCGTTAGTTCGCCGTTGGGTTGGACGGTGAAATATGCTTTTTCGGGTAACGATATGATGGAAGTCTGGCGGGCTGTGAATTGGGATGTCCGCAACCGACTATTAGCCGTCCCAGGGGTAAGTAATGTCTTCCTTTACGGTGGCGATGAGCGTCAATATCAGGTGCTCATCGATCCAGATAAGTTGAAGGCATTTAACGTCTCTGTTGCTGACGTTACCAAGGCTGTCCAGAATTCTAATGCTAACGTGCCTGGGGGATTTTTGATTAGTCCCGATCGAGAGATGTTAGTGCGGGGGATTGGTAGAATTCAATCGATCGAACAACTCCAAAAATCGGCAATTAAAGCCATTAATGGCGCACCAGTATTACTCGAACAAGTTGCCGATGTTAAAATTGCCCCAGCCCTGCGCCGTGGTGATGGATTATTTCGCGGTAAACGGGCGTTAATTTTGACCGTAACTAAGCAGCCAGTAGCCGACACGCCGACGGTAGTTAAAGCTGTCGAAGCAGCAATGGCGGAGCTAAAAGCAGGATTACCTCAAGATGTCACATTTACAAAAACTTTCGACCAAGATCTATTTATTGAAGCCTCAATTAAAAACGTTGAAGAGGCTTTACGAGATGGGACGATTATTGTCTCTGCAATTCTGATTATCTTCCTGATGAACTGGCGGACAGTGCTAATTAGTTTAAGTGCTTTACCACTATCCCTATTGCTAGGATTAATTATTCTAAATTGGACGGGACAGGGTTTAAATACCATGACTCTGGGTGGTTTGGTAGTAGCAATTGGCTCGGTAGTTGATGATGCGATCGTCGATATGGAAAATGTCTATCGACGGTTGCGAGAAAATCAAGTTGCTACTAATCCAAAACCACCTTTGCAAGTCGTATTTGACGGCTCGGTGGAAGTTAGAGTCAGCGTGTTATTTTCGACAGTAATTATTGCTGTCGTCTTCGCTCCGATATTTGTTTTATCAGGCGTAGAAGGACGGATCTTTACTCCAATGGGGATGGCTTATCTACTCTCAATTTTGGCATCTACATTAGTTGCCTTGACGCTCACACCTGCCCTTTGTGCGCTACTTTTAGCCAATCGCAGACTACCTAGTTCCGAAACTTTTGTCGAGAAAATGGCACACCGTTTCTATCGACCACTGCTGCTCCTAGCGATGAAATTTCCTAAGATAGTCTTGGGGATATCCCTAGCCGGATTTGTGGCTGCAATGGTCATTCTACCTGGCTTAGGAAAGGTATTTTTACCAGAGTTCCAAGATCGATCGCTAGTCAATGCACTCACACTTTATCCTGGGCAATCCTTGGAATCTACCGACCAAGCGGCAATCGCGGTAATGTCTGCATTTAAAGATGATAAACGATTTGATACCATCCAGTTTCGAGCGGGTTTTGCTCAAGGTGATGCGGATGTGGCTGGTGTGAATTCTGGTGAATTAGATGTCCAAATTAGTGAAGAGGGCGACAAAGATCGCGAAAAAACGATCGCTAGTCTCAGAACGGAACTCAACAAATTACCTGGAGTGGCTACCAATATTGGCGGCTTTATTTCGCACCGGATGGATGAGATTTTATCGGGTGTCAGAAGTGCGATCGCGGTGAAGATATATGGCCCAGAATTACCCGAACTTCGCAAGATTGGGCAACAAATCCAAGCTGCGATGGGCGGAGTTTCAGGAATAGTCGATCTTCAATTGGAACCGCAGATCCCTGTTAAACAAGTCGAAATTAAATTCGATCGAGCCGCCGCTGCACGGTATGGTTTGAGTATCGGCGACTTAGCCGAAACGATCGAAACTGGGCTAAATGGACGCACTGTATCGCAAGTATTGGAAAAGCAACAAACATTTAATCTAGTGGTGTGGCTGGATGAGAAATATCGCAATAATTTGGACGTATTAGGTAATTTACTCATCGATATTCCTGGCGGTCAAAAAATCCCACTCGCGCAAGTTGCCAAAGTAGAGTATGGTAATGGCCCCAGTACGATTAATCGGGAGAATGTATCGAGACTAATTATTGTTTCCGCCAACGTGAGCGGTAGAGACTTAGGCTCGGTAATTGCCGACGTGCGATCGAAAGTCAAAGAAATTACCCTCCCCAGCGGCTATTACATCCAATTCGGCGGACAATTTCAAGCCCAAGAGCAAGCAACTCAAACTCTAATTATCGCTGGATCGTTTTCTCTGGTCGCGATCGCAATTCTGATCTATTTTGCTGTCAATTCCATTCCTGCCACGCTGATGATTATGATTAATCTCCCACTCGCCCTCATCGGTGGCGTAATTGCTGTTGCTAGTAGTGGAGGGATTATCTCAGTTGCGTCAATGGTGGGCTTTATTACTTTGTTTGGAGTCGCCACCCGTAACGGATTGCTACTCGTCGATAACTATAATCATCGACTGGCTGAAGGACTTCCATTAAGAGAAGTAATTGTCGAAGGTTCGATGGAAAGGTTGGTAGCAATTCTGCTGACTGCGCTAGCTTCCGCCCTGGGGATGGTACCGCTAGTAATTGGTTCTGGTGCTGGTAAAGAGATTTTACAACCATTGGCGGTGGTGGTGTTGGGGGGATTATTTACTTCGACTGCGCTCACGCTGCTAGTCTTACCTGCGCTCTATTCACTATTTGGTCGATTTATTGTGAAGAAGAATAGCGAACAGAATCACAATCTAAGTGCGATCGCAGAACTGGACTGA
- a CDS encoding VOC family protein → MTKQAKNTICLDRYWNEIVGNGGEESACGWCKDKWGLSWQITPLALTKAITDPDRAAAKRAFDAMMQMKKIDIAAIEAAALRMR, encoded by the coding sequence ATGACTAAGCAAGCAAAGAATACGATTTGCCTGGATCGTTACTGGAATGAGATTGTTGGTAACGGCGGCGAAGAGAGTGCGTGCGGCTGGTGCAAGGATAAATGGGGACTGTCCTGGCAGATTACTCCGCTGGCTTTGACAAAAGCGATAACCGATCCTGACCGCGCTGCCGCCAAGCGCGCGTTCGATGCGATGATGCAGATGAAAAAGATCGACATCGCTGCAATCGAGGCGGCTGCCTTGCGGATGAGGTAG
- a CDS encoding VOC family protein, translating into MQSNTYLNFNGDCQAAFKFYEQCLGGKIIAMMSYGESPMAEQAPPEQRDRIMHVHLTVGDMVLMGADFPPEFFEKPQGFNVNLQFDNVEEGERIFNALAGNGTVKMPFQETFWATRWGMLVDKFGTPWMINCNPPA; encoded by the coding sequence ATGCAATCCAATACTTATCTGAATTTCAATGGCGACTGCCAAGCCGCGTTTAAGTTCTACGAGCAATGTCTAGGGGGCAAAATCATCGCAATGATGAGCTACGGCGAATCACCGATGGCAGAACAAGCACCTCCCGAACAACGCGATCGAATCATGCATGTTCACCTAACTGTGGGCGACATGGTATTGATGGGTGCTGACTTCCCACCTGAGTTCTTTGAAAAACCCCAAGGTTTCAATGTAAACCTCCAATTTGACAATGTGGAAGAAGGAGAGCGGATATTTAACGCATTGGCAGGAAATGGCACAGTCAAGATGCCTTTCCAGGAAACCTTTTGGGCTACTCGTTGGGGAATGCTGGTCGATAAATTTGGTACCCCGTGGATGATTAATTGCAATCCACCTGCATAG
- a CDS encoding VOC family protein: MSTQIFVNLPVKDLNKSVDFFTKLGYKFNPQFTDENATCMLVGENIFVMLLVEKYFKTFTPKEICDTSKSAEVLVALSFESRAAVDEMVRKAIAAGGSTYKEPIDMGFMYQHGFQDLDGHIWEIFFMEESEVEPA, from the coding sequence ATGAGTACTCAAATTTTCGTGAATCTACCCGTCAAAGATCTAAATAAATCCGTTGATTTCTTTACTAAGCTCGGCTACAAGTTTAATCCGCAATTTACAGACGAAAATGCTACCTGTATGCTTGTGGGTGAAAATATTTTTGTGATGCTCCTCGTTGAGAAATATTTCAAGACCTTTACTCCCAAAGAGATTTGCGACACATCCAAAAGCGCAGAAGTACTCGTAGCTTTATCGTTTGAGAGTCGAGCGGCAGTTGATGAAATGGTTCGCAAGGCGATCGCGGCAGGTGGCAGCACTTATAAAGAACCGATCGATATGGGTTTTATGTACCAACATGGATTTCAAGATTTAGACGGCCACATTTGGGAAATCTTTTTCATGGAAGAAAGTGAGGTCGAACCAGCTTAG
- a CDS encoding DUF1428 domain-containing protein — MTYVDGFVIAVPTANRAAYQKIAEDAAIVFKEYGALKVVECWGDDIPDGKLTSFPMAVKCEENETVVFAWIVWPSREVRDVGNQKVMADPRMQQPETMPFDSKRMIYGGFETIVES; from the coding sequence ATGACTTATGTAGATGGATTTGTGATAGCAGTACCCACAGCTAATCGTGCCGCTTATCAAAAAATAGCTGAGGATGCAGCTATTGTGTTCAAAGAATACGGTGCGCTCAAAGTGGTTGAATGCTGGGGAGATGATATTCCTGATGGGAAGCTAACCTCTTTCCCAATGGCGGTTAAATGTGAGGAAAACGAGACAGTGGTTTTTGCCTGGATCGTTTGGCCTTCCCGTGAAGTGCGCGATGTGGGGAATCAGAAGGTAATGGCCGATCCGCGAATGCAACAACCAGAGACGATGCCCTTTGATAGCAAGCGCATGATCTACGGTGGTTTTGAGACGATCGTTGAAAGCTAA
- a CDS encoding YciI family protein produces the protein MKYMLLIYGNENAWTVNERESCYEESSQLVQQLRASGQCVSSAPLHSVTTATSVKVREGKKLVTDGSFAETHEQLGGYYLIEAQDLDEAIAIAERIPAARKGTVEIRPIVELSGLPPEK, from the coding sequence ATGAAATATATGCTGCTCATTTACGGCAATGAAAATGCCTGGACGGTGAACGAGCGAGAGAGCTGTTATGAGGAATCTTCGCAGCTAGTCCAACAGCTCAGAGCCAGCGGGCAATGTGTGAGTTCTGCGCCGCTCCATTCTGTGACAACAGCAACTAGCGTAAAAGTGCGCGAAGGGAAAAAGCTAGTGACCGATGGGTCATTTGCAGAAACCCACGAACAACTCGGCGGCTACTATTTGATTGAAGCACAGGATCTGGATGAAGCGATCGCGATCGCCGAACGGATTCCTGCTGCCCGTAAAGGTACCGTCGAAATTCGTCCGATCGTAGAACTTTCTGGCTTGCCGCCTGAGAAGTAG